CACCAGGTGACGGGAAGCGCGTCCAGTCCCTGGATCAGCGTGGACTTCTTGAAGGGCAGCTCGTGCGCGGGCACCGCGAGGCGCAGGGTCGGGATGCGGGCGAAGAGGGTGTTGTAGACGATCTCCAGCTCGACCCGGACGAGGCTGGATCCGGGGCACTGGTGGATGCCGTGGCCGAAGGCGGAGTGCAGGCCGATCTCGCGGAAGATGTCGAGGGTGTCGGGGTTCTCGAAGGCCCGTTCGTCGCGGTTGGCCGACCCGTTCAGGGCGATGATCCCCTCGCCCTTGCGGATGAGGACGCCCGCGATCTCGATGTCCTCGGTGGCGGTGCGGGAGGTCGCGGAGTCGGCGATGCTCAGGTAGCGCAGGAGTTCCTCGATGGCGTTCCTGGTGAGGGAGGGGTCCCGTTTGAGGTGCGCCAGCTGGTCGGGGTGCTCCAGCAGCACCCCGACCCCCAGGACGATCATGTTGGTGAGGGTGTCGAAGCCGCCGGAGATGAGCATCCGGGCGAGGGCGACGATCTCACGGTGGGTCAGGGTGTTGCTCTCGCTGTTCTTCGTCACGACCCGGCCCAGCAGGTCGTCGGCCGGCTCGTTCTCCTTGGAGGTGACCAGCTTGCCGAGGTAGGCGTCCATCTCCTCCATCGCCAGGGCGATGTCCTGGGGTGTGACGTCGTTGCGGACGGTGCGCTCGGCGAAGTCACGGAAGTAGGGGATGTCCGCGGCCGGCACGCCCAGCAGTTCGCACAGGATGAGCGAGGGCACGGGGATGGCCAGCTCGGTGAGCAGGTCCAGGGGTCCGCCCTTGTCCAGCATGGCCGTGACGTGCTCGTCCACCACTTCCTGGATGCGCTCGCGCAGTGCCTGGACGCGTTTGACGGTCAGCTCGGGGATGATCGCCCGCCGGTGCAGGGCGTGCTGGGGCAGGTCCATCGCCACCAGCGGGGTCTCCATCGCCGCGAGGGCTTCCGGGGGGACGGGGACCTGCAGCGGGTAGCCGGGGTTGACGAAGCTCGAACTCATGTGGGGCTCGGTCAGGACCTGCCGTACGTGCTCCTGGCGGGCCACGACCCAGACCTCCTTGCCGGAGACCGCGAGCTTCACCCGGGAGACGGGCTGGTCCGCGCGCAGGCCGGCGTACTGGTCCGGGGGCTGGAAGGGGCACTTGCGTTCCATGGGGAAAAGCGGCGGGGCGTCCTGCGGCTGTCTTGGGCCTTCGCTCATCACACACACTCCTGAGGGCTCCTGGGGGATGGCTCCTCCTTCTGTGCGCGCAGTATGTTGCCGTTCCCGGCGGCCGGGACATCCCCTACCGCCCCCTATAAATCAAGCCACCGCGCCTTACGGGTTTCGGCCCGGGCGCGGTGGCGGTCGCGGCGGGGTGGCGGGGCGCCACCCCGCCGCTCACTTGAAGACTTCCAGTTCGCTGTCGAGGATGTCGAAGAGCTCGTCGGCGGAGGCCGCCACGAGGTCCGCGTCCACGCTGGGCGCGTCGGTCTCGAACAGCAGCTCCGTCAGGTAGGCGGCCAGGTCACTGGCTGAGGGGTGGTCGAAGACCAGCATCGGGGGCAGGTTGCGGTCGGCCAGGGTGACCATCCGGTTGCGCAGTTCCAGGGCGCTGAGCGAGTCGAAGCCGATGTCCAGGAACCCCCGGTCGGGGTCGATGGCCTCGAAGTGGCTGTGGCCCAGGACGTCGGCGGCCCTGGCCCGCACCATTTCCAGCATGCGGCGGTCGCGCTCGGCGGCGGGCAGTGCGGACAACAGCTCCACCGCGGTGGCACCGGCCCCGGTGCCCGCCTCGGCGCGCGCCGCCCTGCGGGCGGGGCCGCGCACCAGTGCGCGCAGCAGCGCCGGCACCTCACCGGTGCGGGTGCGCAGCACGGCGGTGTCGATCCGCATCGGGACGACGACGCTCTCGCCGCTCGCCAGCGCGGCGTCGAACAGGGCCAGGCCCTCCTCCGCGGTGAACGCGGGCAGTCCCTGGCGGCGCATGCGCTCCAGGTCGGCCTCGCTCAGTTCCCGGCTCATGCCGGAGTCGATGCCCCAGGCGCCCCAGGCCAGCGAGACGGCGGGCAGTCCCTCGGCGCGGCGGCGTACCGCCAGCGCGTCGAGGAAGACGTTGGCGGCCGCGTAGCCGGCCTGTCCCTGGGCGAGGACCAGGCCGCCGGCCGAGGAGTACAGCACGAACATCGACAGGTCGCTGTCCCGGGTCAGTTCGTGCAGGTGCCAGGCGGCGTCCGCCTTGGGGGCCGAAGCCCTCGTCGAGCCAGTGCGGCGGCCAGGTGGCGACCAGGCCGTTGTGGACCACGCCCGCCACGTGCACCACGCCGGTCAGCGGGTGCTGGGCGGGTACCGAGGCCAGCAGGTCCCGCAGGGCCCGGCGGTCGGAGACGTCGCAGGCGGCGACGGTGGCCTGGGCGCCCAGTGCGGCGAGTTCGGCGACCAGTTCGTCGGCGCCGGGGGCCTGCTGTCCGCGCCGGCTGGTCAGCAGCAGGTGGCGTACGCCCCGCTCGGTGACCAGGTGGCGGGCCAGCAGCGCGCCCAGGCCGCCGGTGCCGCCGGTGATCAGGACCGTGCCCTGCGGGTCCAGTGCCCGTTCGGCGGGCGGCGGTTGCACGGCCGTGGCCTTCGCCAGCCGGGGCACGAGCACCTCGCCCGCCCGGATCGCGGCCTCGGTCTCCCCCGAGGCGACCACGCCGGCCAGGCTCTTGAGGGATTCCGGCGTGCCGTCC
This DNA window, taken from Streptomyces sp. V3I8, encodes the following:
- a CDS encoding cytochrome P450 — its product is MSEGPRQPQDAPPLFPMERKCPFQPPDQYAGLRADQPVSRVKLAVSGKEVWVVARQEHVRQVLTEPHMSSSFVNPGYPLQVPVPPEALAAMETPLVAMDLPQHALHRRAIIPELTVKRVQALRERIQEVVDEHVTAMLDKGGPLDLLTELAIPVPSLILCELLGVPAADIPYFRDFAERTVRNDVTPQDIALAMEEMDAYLGKLVTSKENEPADDLLGRVVTKNSESNTLTHREIVALARMLISGGFDTLTNMIVLGVGVLLEHPDQLAHLKRDPSLTRNAIEELLRYLSIADSATSRTATEDIEIAGVLIRKGEGIIALNGSANRDERAFENPDTLDIFREIGLHSAFGHGIHQCPGSSLVRVELEIVYNTLFARIPTLRLAVPAHELPFKKSTLIQGLDALPVTW
- a CDS encoding acyl carrier protein, producing the protein MSRELSEADLERMRRQGLPAFTAEEGLALFDAALASGESVVVPMRIDTAVLRTRTGEVPALLRALVRGPARRAARAEAGTGAGATAVELLSALPAAERDRRMLEMVRARAADVLGHSHFEAIDPDRGFLDIGFDSLSALELRNRMVTLADRNLPPMLVFDHPSASDLAAYLTELLFETDAPSVDADLVAASADELFDILDSELEVFK